One Rhododendron vialii isolate Sample 1 chromosome 2a, ASM3025357v1 genomic region harbors:
- the LOC131317535 gene encoding putative F-box protein At1g33530 — MRRGSTVAVVKLELGHHAYWKDFRPIALSIAPLLFDLLHSLDCFRHLWGNVKPAVVDIVIQLNRVNELDQANDSKTFWFLIPSPPIRHQKRHRRLQGDLTLDTSNSLFGGFSNKMRTNGDAPRQTKRHKLSQNNSRLFTAVQEMASLNEDKACEFADIRHVGQVVSLPYDLIFRILLLLPAETLLISSSVCKEWFSLINSLDFIEAHSRQSESVFIFLKKASPRLKSFKIEDKLGLLVNYSIFSKSEPLRSYINFVKVQDGRCKVIESNISGLKNILATCNGLILATCEQNGGLLVLNPMTRKLSALPLGTTLPLQQSYGFVFSHLTKQYKVVHLFQDESLHISCEILSLNTRSWWGVDGPSFGLFTSLVHKPVTAIGALHWLPSSVNCSFIVSMGIDDEKFRTFGLPISSTPNDRLVEIGGFLSFVTHVGFRRLDVWMLKGLEGEGWVKQHIITSYRVPDLVPVSTLRCGRELIFKVNGAPCFYAYDVEKEEMRIAVMEGEAPGGCKHYLPHVNTLTR, encoded by the exons ATGAGAAGGGGAAGCACAGTAGCAGTGGTGAAACTCGAATTAGGGCATCACGCATACTGGAAAGACTTCAG GCCGATAGCTTTATCAATTGCCCCTTTGCTATTTGACTTGCTGCACTCGCTAGATTGTTTTCGCCATCTGTGGGGTAACGTTAAACCCGCTGTTGTAGACATC GTAATTCAACTTAATCGAGTCAATGAACTCGATCAAGCCAATGACTCTAAG ACTTTCTGGTTTCTTATCCCCAGTCCCCCAATCAGACACCAAAAAAGGCACCGACGATTGCAAGGAGACTTGACTCTCGACACCAGTAACTCA TTATTTGGGGGATTTTCCAACAAAATGAGAACAAACGGGGATGCCCCAAGACAAACAAAGAGGCACAAACTTTCCCAGAACAACTCTCGCTTGTTTACAGCAGTACAAGAGATGGCATCTCTAAATGAAGATAAGGCATGCGAGTTTGCTGATATTAGGCATGTGGGTCAAGTGGTAAGTCTTCCTTATGACTTGATTTTCAGGATCCTCCTTCTACTTCCTGCTGAAACTCTCCTCATATCAAGTTCTGTATGCAAGGAATGGTTCAGTTTGATTAACAGCTTGGATTTTATTGAAGCTCACTCCCGTCAATCTGAGAGTGTTTTCATCTTTCTGAAAAAAGCCTCCCCAAGGCTTAAGAGTTTTAAAATTGAAGACAAGCTTGGTCTATTGGTTAACTACTCTATATTTTCAAAGAGTGAACCGCTTAGATCTTACATCAATTTCGTGAAGGTGCAAGATGGAAGGTGTAAGGTAATCGAGTCAAACATAAGCGGCTTAAAGAATATTCTAGCAACTTGTAACGGATTAATTCTGGCCACGTGTGAGCAGAATGGAGGCTTACTAGTATTGAATCCAATGACTAGGAAGCTTTCTGCACTTCCATTGGGCACTACTCTTCCCCTTCAACAGTCATATGGGTTTGTTTTCAGCCACTTGACCAAACAATATAAAGTGGTGCACTTATTTCAGGACGAATCTCTACATATAAGTTGTGAGATACTGAGCCTTAATACAAGATCGTGGTGGGGCGTGGATGGGCCTTCTTTTGGGCTTTTTACATCGTTGGTCCACAAACCTGTTACAGCCATTGGAGCGTTGCATTGGCTCCCTTCTAGTGTCAATTGCAGTTTCATCGTGTCGATGGGTATTGATGATGAGAAGTTTCGCACTTTTGGTCTTCCAATTAGCAGCACCCCAAATGATAGACTAGTTGAGATTGGTGGATTCCTAAGTTTTGTGACGCATGTGGGGTTCCGTAGATTAGATGTGTGGATGTTGAAGGGATTGGAGGGGGAAGGTTGGGTGAAGCAGCATATAATCACGAGCTATAGGGTACCGGATTTGGTTCCAGTTTCCACGTTGAGGTGCGGTAGAGAATTGATCTTCAAGGTAAACGGAGCGCCTTGTTTTTATGCTTATGATGTTGAAAAGGAAGAGATGCGTATAGCTGTAATGGAGGGAGAAGCTCCCGGTGGATGCAAACATTACCTGCCTCATGTAAATACCCTTACAAGATGA
- the LOC131317744 gene encoding uncharacterized protein LOC131317744 isoform X1, translated as MMFRHVFYKAGTATMAPLRKLQTFKGFSRKVEMAGESDQSITRVLFCGPHFPASQVYTREYVENNPVIKVDDVPLDDVPRVIGNYDICVVKTMPLKADLISRASRMKLIMQYGVGLEGVDVNAATEHGIKVARIPGSATGNAASCAEMAIYLMLGLLRKQNEMQIAVKHKKLGEPIGETLFGKTVFIMGFGNIGIDLAKRLRPFGVKILATKRSWESYSQKSFKSDGLPTQNDTSDDLVDEKGAHEHIQNFASNADIVVCCLSMNSQTAGIVNKTFLSSMKKGALLVNVARGGLLDYEAVLFYLTSGHLGGLGMDVAWTEPFDPDDPILKFPNVLITPHVAGVTEHAYRFMAKVVGDVALQLHAGAPLTGIEFVN; from the exons GTTTCTCCCGGAAGGTTGAAATGGCTGGGGAGAGTGACCAGAGCATTACCCGTGTTCTCTTTTGCGGGCCTCACTTTCCTGCATCTCAGGTTTATACAAGAGAATATGTGGAGAATAATCCTGTTATCAAG GTTGATGATGTTCCACTTGATGACGTGCCTCGTGTTATTGGAAACTACGATATATGTGTTGTAAAAACCATGCCACTAAAAGCAGATCTAATTTCTCGTGCCAGTAGGATGAAGCTTATAATGCAGTATGGTGTTGGGCTGGAAG GTGTCGACGTCAATGCTGCCACAGAGCATGGAATCAAAGTTGCTAGGATTCCTGGTAGTGCGACTGGAAATGCAGCTTCATGTGCCGAAATGGCCATATATCTGATGTTGGGCCTTCTTCGTAAGCAA AATGAGATGCAAATTGCTGTAAAGCATAAAAAGCTTGGAGAGCCAATTGGCGAAACTCTGTTTGGGAAAACA GTCTTCATTATGGGATTTGGAAACATTGGGATTGATTTGGCAAAGCGCTTGCGCCCATTTGGTGTGAAGATTCTTGCTACAAAGCGTAGTTGGGAATCGTATTCACAAAAATCATTCAAGTCTGACG GATTACCCACTCAAAATGATACTAGTGATGATTTGGTTGACGAAAAGGGTGCTCATGAACATATCCAGAATTTTGCAAGCAATGCCGACATAGTTGTCTGTTGCTTGTCGATGAACAGTCAAACG GCTGGCATTGTAAACAAAACATTTTTATCCTCGATGAAAAAG GGTGCCCTTCTAGTGAATGTAGCCCGAGGGGGTTTATTGGATTATGAAGCTGTTCTTTTTTACCTCACATCCGGCCACTTGGGAGGTCTAGGCATGGATGTGGCTTGGACAGAGCCATTTGATCCTGACGATCCAATTTTGAAGTTTCCAAATGTCCTAATAACACCACATGTTGCAGGCGTCACTGAACATGCTTATAGATTCATGGCTAAG GTAGTTGGTGATGTAGCCCTTCAGCTTCATGCAGGGGCTCCGTTGACAGGGATAGAGTTTGTCAATTGA
- the LOC131317744 gene encoding uncharacterized protein LOC131317744 isoform X2 has product MAGESDQSITRVLFCGPHFPASQVYTREYVENNPVIKVDDVPLDDVPRVIGNYDICVVKTMPLKADLISRASRMKLIMQYGVGLEGVDVNAATEHGIKVARIPGSATGNAASCAEMAIYLMLGLLRKQNEMQIAVKHKKLGEPIGETLFGKTVFIMGFGNIGIDLAKRLRPFGVKILATKRSWESYSQKSFKSDGLPTQNDTSDDLVDEKGAHEHIQNFASNADIVVCCLSMNSQTAGIVNKTFLSSMKKGALLVNVARGGLLDYEAVLFYLTSGHLGGLGMDVAWTEPFDPDDPILKFPNVLITPHVAGVTEHAYRFMAKVVGDVALQLHAGAPLTGIEFVN; this is encoded by the exons ATGGCTGGGGAGAGTGACCAGAGCATTACCCGTGTTCTCTTTTGCGGGCCTCACTTTCCTGCATCTCAGGTTTATACAAGAGAATATGTGGAGAATAATCCTGTTATCAAG GTTGATGATGTTCCACTTGATGACGTGCCTCGTGTTATTGGAAACTACGATATATGTGTTGTAAAAACCATGCCACTAAAAGCAGATCTAATTTCTCGTGCCAGTAGGATGAAGCTTATAATGCAGTATGGTGTTGGGCTGGAAG GTGTCGACGTCAATGCTGCCACAGAGCATGGAATCAAAGTTGCTAGGATTCCTGGTAGTGCGACTGGAAATGCAGCTTCATGTGCCGAAATGGCCATATATCTGATGTTGGGCCTTCTTCGTAAGCAA AATGAGATGCAAATTGCTGTAAAGCATAAAAAGCTTGGAGAGCCAATTGGCGAAACTCTGTTTGGGAAAACA GTCTTCATTATGGGATTTGGAAACATTGGGATTGATTTGGCAAAGCGCTTGCGCCCATTTGGTGTGAAGATTCTTGCTACAAAGCGTAGTTGGGAATCGTATTCACAAAAATCATTCAAGTCTGACG GATTACCCACTCAAAATGATACTAGTGATGATTTGGTTGACGAAAAGGGTGCTCATGAACATATCCAGAATTTTGCAAGCAATGCCGACATAGTTGTCTGTTGCTTGTCGATGAACAGTCAAACG GCTGGCATTGTAAACAAAACATTTTTATCCTCGATGAAAAAG GGTGCCCTTCTAGTGAATGTAGCCCGAGGGGGTTTATTGGATTATGAAGCTGTTCTTTTTTACCTCACATCCGGCCACTTGGGAGGTCTAGGCATGGATGTGGCTTGGACAGAGCCATTTGATCCTGACGATCCAATTTTGAAGTTTCCAAATGTCCTAATAACACCACATGTTGCAGGCGTCACTGAACATGCTTATAGATTCATGGCTAAG GTAGTTGGTGATGTAGCCCTTCAGCTTCATGCAGGGGCTCCGTTGACAGGGATAGAGTTTGTCAATTGA
- the LOC131317744 gene encoding uncharacterized protein LOC131317744 isoform X3 codes for MMFRHVFYKAGTATMAPLRKLQTFKGFSRKVEMAGESDQSITRVLFCGPHFPASQVYTREYVENNPVIKVDDVPLDDVPRVIGNYDICVVKTMPLKADLISRASRMKLIMQYGVGLEGVDVNAATEHGIKVARIPGSATGNAASCAEMAIYLMLGLLRKQNEMQIAVKHKKLGEPIGETLFGKTVFIMGFGNIGIDLAKRLRPFGVKILATKRSWESYSQKSFKSDGLPTQNDTSDDLVDEKGAHEHIQNFASNADIVVCCLSMNSQTAGIVNKTFLSSMKKIPLLHNYITQMNELRCSISWICVIASYRTPFSCLVFVLLASSSI; via the exons GTTTCTCCCGGAAGGTTGAAATGGCTGGGGAGAGTGACCAGAGCATTACCCGTGTTCTCTTTTGCGGGCCTCACTTTCCTGCATCTCAGGTTTATACAAGAGAATATGTGGAGAATAATCCTGTTATCAAG GTTGATGATGTTCCACTTGATGACGTGCCTCGTGTTATTGGAAACTACGATATATGTGTTGTAAAAACCATGCCACTAAAAGCAGATCTAATTTCTCGTGCCAGTAGGATGAAGCTTATAATGCAGTATGGTGTTGGGCTGGAAG GTGTCGACGTCAATGCTGCCACAGAGCATGGAATCAAAGTTGCTAGGATTCCTGGTAGTGCGACTGGAAATGCAGCTTCATGTGCCGAAATGGCCATATATCTGATGTTGGGCCTTCTTCGTAAGCAA AATGAGATGCAAATTGCTGTAAAGCATAAAAAGCTTGGAGAGCCAATTGGCGAAACTCTGTTTGGGAAAACA GTCTTCATTATGGGATTTGGAAACATTGGGATTGATTTGGCAAAGCGCTTGCGCCCATTTGGTGTGAAGATTCTTGCTACAAAGCGTAGTTGGGAATCGTATTCACAAAAATCATTCAAGTCTGACG GATTACCCACTCAAAATGATACTAGTGATGATTTGGTTGACGAAAAGGGTGCTCATGAACATATCCAGAATTTTGCAAGCAATGCCGACATAGTTGTCTGTTGCTTGTCGATGAACAGTCAAACG GCTGGCATTGTAAACAAAACATTTTTATCCTCGATGAAAAAG ATTCCGTTACTCCACAATTACATTACCCAGATGAATGAACTTAGATGTAGCATCTCGTGGATTTGTGTAATAGCTAGTTACAGAACTCCCTTCAGCTGTCTGGTGTTTGTATTGTTAGCATCCTCAAGTATATGA